CGCCCCGGGAGTAGTCGTTCGCGCCGGCGAGAATGCCGTCGCTCTCGATCTCGACGGCGACGGCCACGAGTCGACCGGCTGGGTGGTTGTGTACCTCCACCTGGCGGACGAGGAACTGATCGCGACCGGGATGCCCGTCGCGACCGGCAGGCCGCTGGGACATCCGTCGTGCGAAGGGGGAAGGGCGACGGGCAAACACGTCCACATCGCCCGCAAATACAACGGCGAGTGGCTGGCGGCCGACGGCCCTGTCCCCATGGTCCTCAGCGGCTGGCGGGCGGTCGCCGACGAGCGCAACTACTACGGCTCGCTCGTGCGGGGCGAAGAAACGGTGACTTCAGACTCGTCGGGGCGGACAGGTTCGACGATCCAGCGCTAGCTCGACGGCCCAGACTCCGACGACAATTGTGGAATGCGCGGGCCCTGCCTCGCCGCGCCCTCCCCGGCGCAGCTGCATGGCCGCCGCGCCCCTGGCTGCGGGCGCGGAGGGTTCCAGATCAGTGGGCCGGCGGCCGGGGCTCACAAATGGGCGGGGAAGCGCTCGGGGTAACACGCGCCGCGGAAGCTGCAGTAAGCGCAGATTCGATCGTCGTCGACCTGTGGGAAGGATGGTTTGTCGAGAGGGATGTTCTGCACGATCTCCCGGCAATAGGCGTACATCTCGTTTGTCTCAGCCCTGACCTGGACTGCGAAGTTGTCCAGATCGGTTGCGGAGAAATCCTCGTGAACTTCCTCGTAGGCCGGATGCAGGTAGGCGATCGTCGGCTGGATGCGAGCGGGGTCGGTCTCGAAGTGGTACGCAGCCCAGGTGGCGTAGCCCAAGAGCTGCTTGCGGTGCTTGGCCGGATCGGACTTGCCGGTCTTCCAGTCGACGATATGCAACTCGTCTCCCAGCGGGAACAGGAAATCGACCTTGCAGTAAACCTTCATCTCCTGCAGGCGGGTCTCGCCATAGCCGTCAGGGTCGATGATCCAATCCGCCGCGCTGGCGACGGCCTCCTCGACCAACCAGGCGAAGCGCTCGCTGGCCAGCAGGTTGTCCAGGCAGGCG
This region of Anaerolineales bacterium genomic DNA includes:
- a CDS encoding PD-(D/E)XK nuclease family protein, coding for MRTIKHFPFTSILGWSATRYDLFSICKRKYFYHYYAKYDLEIRARQLTRFKELVTIPLETGGIVHEVIEALLNRLKATAADIDRPRFHAFADRLVEQHLQDRSFDEVVYGELPAVRGEDLSPKIHACLDNLLASERFAWLVEEAVASAADWIIDPDGYGETRLQEMKVYCKVDFLFPLGDELHIVDWKTGKSDPAKHRKQLLGYATWAAYHFETDPARIQPTIAYLHPAYEEVHEDFSATDLDNFAVQVRAETNEMYAYCREIVQNIPLDKPSFPQVDDDRICAYCSFRGACYPERFPAHL